The stretch of DNA AGTTTTCAACGGAAGATTTGTTTCAAGCAACGAATCATTTACTTCTCCAACACGGATATGAAGGCTTTACGTTTAGTATTTTAGCAGATCATTTAAACGTGTCGAGAGGAGCGTTGTATAAATACTATGAAAATAAAGAAGAGCTTATCACCGATTTTATGCTATACGAAATGAATCTTTTTCTCGTTGAATTAAGAGAAATCGATCATGTGGACGGGTTTGAGGAGCAGTTTGAATTTTTAATTCAGTTGATATTTAAAAACAAATCTATTCATAAACTGATAGAAATAGGTAGTAGTATTCCGACAAATGTAAGCGCGAAAGCAAAAGAGAATCGTGATAAATTAGATCTTCTCCATTTAGAAATGTACAAAAACCTCCAAGGGTTCATTGAATTAGGTAAAAAAGAAAGGATGTTAAAAGAAGATATTCCGAATGGTCTATTGCTTGGGATTATCTTTCAAAGTATTGCTATACCTAATCATTTTGGTGTTCCATATTCGATTTGGGTGGAGTCAATAAAAGAAATTTTAAGTCACGGAATGTTCAAGAAAAGATAATTGACACTAGTGTCA from Sutcliffiella cohnii encodes:
- a CDS encoding TetR/AcrR family transcriptional regulator; the protein is MAREKKFSTEDLFQATNHLLLQHGYEGFTFSILADHLNVSRGALYKYYENKEELITDFMLYEMNLFLVELREIDHVDGFEEQFEFLIQLIFKNKSIHKLIEIGSSIPTNVSAKAKENRDKLDLLHLEMYKNLQGFIELGKKERMLKEDIPNGLLLGIIFQSIAIPNHFGVPYSIWVESIKEILSHGMFKKR